One segment of Brassica napus cultivar Da-Ae chromosome C3, Da-Ae, whole genome shotgun sequence DNA contains the following:
- the LOC125574944 gene encoding uncharacterized protein LOC125574944 yields MAENLRLYDRDPRIVEIIKKSTYGWLGYDDLQSLFEFSGTFLLSKGPASFEEGLYVYEMDHKTDEIEWDFQNHEASGIAGDVRVLYTSFTKKSNVTPSLERRIYICPGHVLCLVHFRFIEEEQRQEAELEEAGEDLTPPVNLATAAFDVASQTLSNTLEPWMQDILQDSTDNWLDYGDLMTLFAHSGKLPLSKGLAAGLDELDQGIYVFTRQESLHTVDWYGSPTKIPGHVPLSYRTSYAVPNDLSLNATMVRRLYDCDEYARYIVHCRLIGGGQEEEQEQEAELEEAGEDRTPPVNLSTVGDVATAASDVTSQTLPNTLEPWVQDILQDSTDNWLDYGDLMTLFAHSGKLPLSKGLAAGLDELDQGIYVFTRQESLHTVDWYGSPTKIPGHVPLSYRTSYAVPNDPSLNATMVRRLYDCDEYARFIVHCRLIGGRTRRS; encoded by the exons ATGGCGGAAAACCTTCGCCTCTATGACAGAg aTCCAAGGATCGTAGAGATCATCAAGAAATCCACTTACGGATGGCTCGGATACGATGATCTTCAGAGTCTTTTTGAGTTTTCTGGAACATTTCTACTCTCCAAAGGACCTGCTTCTTTTGAGGAAGGCCTTTATGTCTATGAAATGGATCACAAGACTGATGAAATTGAGTGGGATTTTCAAAATCATGAAGCTAGTGGAATTGCTGGAGATGTAAGAGTGTTGTATACTAGTTTCACTAAGAAGTCCAACGTAACTCCATCCTTGGAGAGAAGAATTTACATTTGTCCGGG GCATGTGCTGTGCCTGGTTCACTTCCGGTTCATTGAAGAAGAACAGAGACAAGAAGCAGAACTGGAAGAGGCTGGCGAAGATCTTACTCCTCCTGTTAATCTTGCCACTGCAGCTTTTGATGTTGCCTCTCAAACACTCTCAAACACTCTCG AACCATGGATGCAAGATATACTTCAGGACTCCACAGACAACTGGTTAGACTATGGAGATCTCATGACTCTTTTTGCTCACAGTGGAAAGCTTCCACTGTCAAAGGGACTTGCTGCAGGGCTTGATGAACTTGATCAAGGCATCTACGTGTTCACTAGACAAGAGAGCCTCCATACGGTTGACTGGTATGGCTCTCCTACTAAGATTCCTGGTCATGTTCCACTTAGTTACCGAACCTCCTATGCTGTTCCCAATGATCTGAGCCTAAATGCAACAATGGTGCGAAGATTGTATGACTGCGATGA GTATGCCAGATACATAGTCCACTGTCGTTTAATTGGAGgaggacaagaagaagaacaggaACAAGAGGCAGAACTGGAAGAAGCTGGCGAAGATCGTACTCCTCCTGTTAATCTTTCTACTGTTGGTGATGTTGCCACAGCAGCTTCTGATGTTACCTCTCAAACACTCCCAAACACTCTCG AACCATGGGTGCAAGATATACTTCAGGACTCCACAGACAACTGGTTAGACTATGGAGATCTCATGACTCTTTTTGCTCACAGTGGAAAGCTTCCACTGTCAAAGGGACTTGCTGCAGGGCTTGATGAACTTGATCAAGGCATCTACGTGTTCACTAGACAAGAGAGCCTCCATACGGTTGACTGGTATGGCTCTCCTACTAAGATTCCTGGTCATGTTCCACTTAGTTACCGAACCTCCTATGCTGTTCCCAATGATCCGAGTCTAAATGCAACAATGGTGCGAAGATTGTATGACTGCGATGA GTATGCCAGATTCATAGTCCACTGTCGTTTAATTGGAGGAAggacaagaagaagttga
- the LOC111203980 gene encoding F-box/kelch-repeat protein At3g16740 translates to MSDLPREMEEEVLSRLPVTSLRDLRSTCKTWNTLTKSESFLNRHVFEEEEEAPAKKKRRKLVMMQEHRVYLMNVDLLYPSIERIGNLNADGIDISNIFHCDGLFLCTTKDTRLVVWNPYLGQTRWIEPRTSYHRWDRYALGHEKKKRHKVLRFVNDYDPSVKHRVCEFEIFSLDSNSWRVIDDDLTPDCTVSFLHRGLSLKGNTYWYAQEKLDLNGPPEIKELPDFLLCFDFTTERFGPRLPLPFNAFFGDIVTLSSVGEEQLAVLLQRCTSPAFTVNIWITSKIEPNAVSWRNVFLSVDMKPLIGTLFSMFGGSFFVDEEKKVAVVLDKDRAKSFPPTRNIACIIGNNGYFKQVDLGESIGKWCYSIVCPYVPSSLQITRQLEEHTP, encoded by the coding sequence GAGGAGGAGGTGCTCTCTAGGCTTCCGGTGACGTCTCTTAGAGACTTGCGATCAACCTGCAAAACTTGGAACACTTTAACGAAAAGCGAGAGCTTTTTAAATAGACACgtctttgaagaagaagaagaagcaccaGCAAAGAAGAAGCGGAGGAAGTTGGTGATGATGCAGGAGCATAGAGTTTACTTGATGAACGTCGATCTCCTCTATCCATCTATAGAGCGTATAGGTAATCTCAACGCAGATGGAATCGACATATCTAATATCTTTCACTGCGACGGTTTATTCTTATGCACCACCAAAGACACTAGGCTTGTTGTCTGGAACCCTTATCTGGGACAGACAAGGTGGATCGAACCCAGAACTTCTTACCACAGATGGGACAGGTATGCTCTCGGAcacgagaagaagaaaaggcACAAAGTCTTGAGATTTGTGAATGACTACGACCCGAGTGTGAAGCACAGAGTTTGCGAGTTTGAGATCTTCAGTTTAGACTCTAATTCATGGAGGGTCATTGATGATGATTTGACTCCGGACTGTACTGTTTCTTTTCTTCACCGTGGTTTGTCTCTGAAGGGCAACACTTACTGGTACGCTCAAGAGAAGCTCGATTTAAACGGTCCACCAGAGATTAAAGAGCTCCCTGATTTCCTCCTCTGTTTTGATTTTACAACGGAGAGGTTTGGTCCGCGTCTTCCTCTGCCTTTCAACGCTTTCTTCGGAGACATTGTGACTCTTTCTAGTGTTGGAGAAGAGCAGCTTGCGGTGCTATTGCAGAGATGCACGTCACCTGCATTCACTGTCAATATATGGATTACTAGTAAGATTGAGCCCAATGCAGTCTCGTGGAGAAACGTGTTCTTATCTGTTGATATGAAACCACTCATTGGTACTCTGTTTTCGATGTTCGGTGGGAGTTTCTTCGTTGACGAGGAGAAGAAGGTGGCTGTGGTTCTTGATAAAGACCGTGCTAAATCGTTCCCCCCCACACGCAAcattgcttgcatcattggaaACAATGGATACTTTAAACAAGTGGATCTTGGTGAATCTATAGGCAAATGGTGTTACTCAATTGTGTGCCCGTATGTTCCAAGCTCGTTGCAAATCACTAGGCAACTAGAGGAACACACACCCTAA